The DNA region GCTGTTACACCTCGTTTTACTCGCATATTATTTTACTCCCAATGCTCGTTTAATATTTTTAGCCATTGCTCCTTCTACAGTTGCAGTGGTGTTAATTCGTCGTTTTCGACTTTTGCTTTTCTTGGAAAGCATGTGGTTCTTAAAGGCCCGACGGCGTACTACTTTGCCGCTTCCAGTAAGCTTCATTCGCTTTGCTGTGCCCTTATGTGTTTTTAATTTAGGCATTATTATTTACTCCTTACTACCAAACTCAGATTGCGGCCAGCCATCTGAGGTTTTTGCTCGACTATAGCTTCTTCTTCGAGAAGGGAAACAATTTTATCAGCCATTTCAAATCCAATTTCTTTATGAGCCATTTCTCGACCCTTGAAAACGATTTGAATTTTAACTTTATTTCCTGCAGACAAGAATTTTTTAACTTTTCGAAGTTTTATATCCAGGTCTCCAGAACCAATTTTTAGCCCAAAGCGCATTTGTTTAAGTTCAACTTGTTTGGCTTTACGCTTATTCTTCTGCTGTTCTTTCATTTTTTGATATTGGAATTTACCCCAATCAATAATTTTAACAACAGGCGGTTCAGCGTTTGGTGAGATTTCTACAAGATCTAGTCCTGCTTCTTGAGCAAGATTAAAAGCCTCTTTCGAACTCATAATTCCAAGTTGTTCGCCACTTTGACCGATAACGCGAACTTCGCGAGCGCGAATTTCTTCGTTTATTCGAATTTTTTTGCTAATAATTTTCCTTCCTTTCGAATTGCTATTTTTCAGCAATTTACTCGCATATTATTTTATCAAATTTTTTAAAATAAATCAAGTATTTTACTTAATTTTCATTTTTATGACGATATTGTAAAGCTTCGCTAATGTGATTTACTTTAATATCTTTTGATGAATTAAGGTCTGCGATTGTGCGCGAAACTTTAAGTATCTTTAGAAATGCTCGAGCGGATAGGTCAAGCCTTGATGTTGCTAAATTTAATAGATCTTCAGCTTCTTTCGAAATATTAAATCTATTTTTTACATCATTAGTTTTAACCATACTGTTGTATAAATTACTGCAATCATAACGCTTATGCTGTAATTCTAACGACATCTCTATCTGTTTTTTAGCATTAGCATGTTCAGAATTTTGATTGTTATTCTTTGAAAGAAGATTTTTGTTATGTATTCTATCAACATTAACAACCATATCAATTCTATCCATTAACGGTCCAGAAAGCTTTCTTTGGTAATTAAGAATTTGTGTGGATGAACAAGTGCATTCTTTTGTTGTGTCTCCATAAAAACCACAAGGGCAGGGGTTCATTGTTGCAATAAGCATAAAATTTGCAGGATAAGAGCTTTTTCGATTTGTGCGAGTTATGGTTATTTTTCTATCTTCTAACGGCTGCCGTAAGCTTTCGAGTATAGATTTGGGGAATTCTGGCATTTCGTCTAAAAATAGAACACCATTGTGTGCTAGACTAATCTCGCCAGGTAAAGCTTTCGAACCGCCTCCAATTATGGAAACTTTACTTGCGGTATGATGTGGCGTGCGAAAAGGCCTCAAAATATTTGAGTTAATTTCATCAACTAAACCGTGAATTTTTAAAACTTCTAATAACTCACTTTTCGAAAGCGGTGGCAGTAGATTTAAGGCGGCTTGGGCAAGCATTGTTTTTCCTGTTCCTGGAGGGCCAGTTAGTAGTATATTGTGCCTTCCAGCTATCGCGATAGTTAGAGCTCTTTTTGCTTGTTCTTGACTGATAATATCATCGAGAATAATGCCATCGTTATTATCTTTAAAAGTGTTAATATTTTCTTCATTTTTTATTATTTTTTCATTTTTAAGATGAAGAAAAATATCTTTAAGATTTCTTGCGCCAATTAATTTTACACCGTCTATTATTGAGCTTGTTCCTAAATTTTCAATAGGTAAGAAAATTTCTTTAATTCCGTGGCTTCGAAGTTTTTCGACAATATTGATAATACCTTTAATTGGTCTAAGATCTCCATTTAGTGATAACTCGCCAACAAATACGCGGGATTTTAATTCGTGCTGCTTTAGTTGGTTTGAGAGCGTTAAAATCGAAATTGCAATAGGTAGGTCGAAAAAAGTTCCGTCTTTTGGAATTTCTGCAGGTGCTAAATTGATGATAATTTTCTTAGCAGGGAAATCTAACATTGAGTTTTTAATTGCGCTTCGAACTCGCTCTTTTGCTTCATCGATTGCTTTAT from Candidatus Saccharimonas sp. includes:
- the infC gene encoding translation initiation factor IF-3 translates to MSKKIRINEEIRAREVRVIGQSGEQLGIMSSKEAFNLAQEAGLDLVEISPNAEPPVVKIIDWGKFQYQKMKEQQKNKRKAKQVELKQMRFGLKIGSGDLDIKLRKVKKFLSAGNKVKIQIVFKGREMAHKEIGFEMADKIVSLLEEEAIVEQKPQMAGRNLSLVVRSK
- a CDS encoding YifB family Mg chelatase-like AAA ATPase; translated protein: MVSKVISAAPIGYEAEIIEVEGDSSKGLPSLQIVGMGNKAIDEAKERVRSAIKNSMLDFPAKKIIINLAPAEIPKDGTFFDLPIAISILTLSNQLKQHELKSRVFVGELSLNGDLRPIKGIINIVEKLRSHGIKEIFLPIENLGTSSIIDGVKLIGARNLKDIFLHLKNEKIIKNEENINTFKDNNDGIILDDIISQEQAKRALTIAIAGRHNILLTGPPGTGKTMLAQAALNLLPPLSKSELLEVLKIHGLVDEINSNILRPFRTPHHTASKVSIIGGGSKALPGEISLAHNGVLFLDEMPEFPKSILESLRQPLEDRKITITRTNRKSSYPANFMLIATMNPCPCGFYGDTTKECTCSSTQILNYQRKLSGPLMDRIDMVVNVDRIHNKNLLSKNNNQNSEHANAKKQIEMSLELQHKRYDCSNLYNSMVKTNDVKNRFNISKEAEDLLNLATSRLDLSARAFLKILKVSRTIADLNSSKDIKVNHISEALQYRHKNEN
- the rpmI gene encoding 50S ribosomal protein L35; translation: MPKLKTHKGTAKRMKLTGSGKVVRRRAFKNHMLSKKSKSRKRRINTTATVEGAMAKNIKRALGVK